A single genomic interval of Lewinellaceae bacterium harbors:
- a CDS encoding DUF839 domain-containing protein — protein MANNRRTFIKQAAQLAIGFAGLETLLNQWMDGCTQLEQLPNFIYPYGPLRTDTRGVLSLPNGFRYEIISRAGQRMSDGFFTPDKADGMATFRGPDGTVIVIRNHELMPNDQGPYGVGNRQYDRLTPSQVYDSGASGTVCQGGTTTLVYDEEKEKVVESYLSLAGTLRNCAGGPTPWNSWITCEEVVVNANEKLMQDHGYNFEVPASREVHLAEPFPLKAMGRFNHEAICVDPDTGIVYETEDRHDGLIYRFLPDEPGNLRAGGRLQALKFKEHSSFDIRNWEGEPIPVGTTFSVEWIDMDEVESPNDDLRARGSMLGAVKFARGEGMWFGADGLVYWACTNGGKEQLGQLFRYHPSPYEGTSREAEDPGQLVLMLEPNDARILKNADNLTMAPWGDLIICEDNEAPRIVGVTPEGKVYHLAENIGYASEFAGCTFSPSGKTLFVNIQHAGLTFAITGPWEKARQEQPNQEQLSESK, from the coding sequence ATGGCAAATAACAGACGGACATTCATCAAGCAAGCAGCGCAGCTGGCCATTGGTTTTGCCGGCCTGGAAACACTTCTCAACCAATGGATGGACGGCTGCACACAGCTGGAACAGCTCCCAAATTTCATCTACCCGTATGGACCACTCCGCACCGATACCCGTGGTGTCCTCAGTCTGCCAAACGGATTCCGCTATGAGATCATTTCACGCGCCGGGCAACGGATGTCTGATGGATTTTTCACGCCGGACAAAGCTGATGGTATGGCAACATTTCGTGGTCCGGACGGAACAGTGATTGTAATCAGGAACCACGAACTCATGCCCAACGACCAGGGGCCCTATGGTGTTGGAAACCGCCAGTATGACCGGCTGACTCCATCCCAGGTATACGATAGCGGGGCTAGTGGCACCGTCTGTCAGGGAGGCACGACCACCCTGGTCTATGACGAAGAAAAAGAGAAGGTGGTTGAATCCTACCTGAGTCTGGCAGGCACCCTTCGGAATTGTGCAGGAGGACCCACTCCCTGGAATTCCTGGATTACCTGTGAAGAAGTGGTCGTCAACGCGAATGAAAAGCTCATGCAGGACCATGGGTATAATTTTGAGGTGCCCGCTTCCCGTGAAGTACACCTTGCCGAGCCGTTCCCACTCAAAGCGATGGGTCGCTTCAATCATGAAGCCATCTGCGTTGATCCGGATACCGGCATCGTCTACGAGACCGAAGATCGTCACGACGGTTTGATCTACCGGTTTCTTCCCGACGAGCCCGGGAATCTGCGGGCCGGAGGACGTCTGCAAGCTTTAAAATTCAAGGAACATTCATCCTTCGACATCCGCAACTGGGAGGGTGAGCCGATACCGGTGGGTACCACTTTTAGTGTTGAATGGATCGACATGGACGAGGTGGAGTCGCCAAACGATGATCTCCGTGCCCGGGGATCCATGCTGGGAGCCGTAAAATTTGCCCGGGGTGAAGGCATGTGGTTTGGCGCCGATGGCCTGGTGTACTGGGCATGTACCAATGGCGGCAAAGAGCAACTGGGACAGCTGTTTCGTTACCACCCCAGCCCTTACGAAGGCACCAGCCGTGAAGCGGAAGACCCCGGACAACTGGTCCTTATGCTGGAACCCAATGACGCACGGATCCTGAAGAATGCCGACAACCTCACCATGGCACCGTGGGGTGACCTGATCATCTGTGAGGATAATGAAGCGCCCCGCATCGTGGGGGTGACACCGGAAGGCAAGGTTTACCATCTGGCCGAAAACATCGGATATGCCTCCGAATTCGCCGGATGTACCTTCTCACCCAGCGGTAAAACCTTATTCGTAAACATCCAGCATGCCGGACTGACCTTCGCGATCACGGGCCCGTGGGAAAAAGCCCGGCAGGAACAGCCCAACCAGGAACAGCTGTCTGAGTCCAAATAG
- the nhaA gene encoding Na+/H+ antiporter NhaA has protein sequence MIATKLFKEFFDSEKAGGLVLIACTALSLILANSSLSAGYQNFWHTEFQGHSIEHWINDGLMTIFFLLIGLELEREIYKGELSKIKDALLPIFGAIGGLLLPAAIFMFFNYGTDTQSGAGIPMATDIAFALGALSLLGSRIPTSLKVFLTALAIIDDLGAILIIAIFYTKSLLWSNLLITLGIFVLLLVLNKLKIKSLIPYLLGGVAMWYFLLNSGVHATITGVLLAFTIPFGEGDEKSTSSILQHFLHKPVAFIILPIFALANTAILFNGNIIETLTNPNSLGIALGLIVGKPVGIFVATFLAVRFGFSKLPTDLNWKSILSVGLLAGIGFTMSIFITLLAFDNEVIINNSKLVILISSLTAGLLGLLSLRVTFKSKTE, from the coding sequence ATGATTGCAACCAAATTATTTAAAGAGTTTTTTGATAGTGAGAAAGCCGGTGGTCTTGTATTAATAGCCTGCACTGCTTTATCATTAATACTTGCCAACTCCAGTCTAAGTGCCGGTTATCAAAATTTTTGGCATACTGAATTTCAGGGACACAGTATTGAGCATTGGATAAATGACGGTCTGATGACCATTTTCTTTTTGCTCATCGGCCTCGAGTTGGAAAGGGAAATATACAAGGGCGAACTTTCCAAGATTAAAGATGCTTTGTTACCAATATTCGGTGCAATAGGTGGATTATTGTTACCGGCAGCAATCTTTATGTTTTTCAATTATGGGACCGATACACAATCAGGTGCAGGAATACCTATGGCAACTGACATTGCTTTTGCTTTAGGGGCATTATCCCTATTGGGCAGCAGAATACCCACCTCTTTAAAAGTATTCCTAACGGCATTAGCTATAATAGATGACCTGGGAGCCATTTTAATCATTGCCATATTTTATACGAAATCCTTACTCTGGTCTAATCTATTAATTACACTGGGAATTTTCGTTTTGCTTCTGGTATTGAACAAATTGAAAATAAAAAGCCTAATTCCCTATTTGTTAGGGGGCGTGGCTATGTGGTACTTTTTACTGAACTCAGGTGTTCATGCAACCATTACCGGCGTGTTGCTTGCATTTACTATCCCATTCGGAGAAGGTGATGAAAAGTCAACATCCTCCATTTTACAGCACTTTTTACACAAACCCGTTGCATTTATTATTCTGCCCATATTTGCTTTGGCCAACACGGCTATTTTATTTAATGGAAACATCATCGAGACATTGACCAATCCCAACAGCCTGGGCATTGCACTGGGGTTAATTGTTGGCAAGCCTGTAGGTATTTTTGTTGCGACATTCCTGGCAGTGCGGTTTGGCTTTAGCAAGCTCCCGACCGATTTAAACTGGAAATCAATTTTAAGCGTTGGATTATTGGCTGGAATTGGATTTACAATGTCAATTTTTATAACCTTACTTGCCTTTGATAACGAGGTAATCATTAACAATTCAAAACTGGTCATATTAATTTCGTCACTGACAGCAGGACTATTAGGTTTGCTTTCCCTGAGGGTAACCTTTAAAAGTAAAACTGAATAG
- a CDS encoding UDP-2,3-diacylglucosamine diphosphatase translates to MKRKLEIAVISDVHLGTYGSHAPELIRYLKSIDPGILILNGDIIDIWQFNKKYFPKSHMLVINTLLKKALNGTKIYYLTGNHDDVLRRFADFTTGSISLRNQLELHLNGKKHLFFHGDVFDASVMYSPWLAKLGGKGYDFLIRINRVINRIRQRFGLANLSFAHQVKARVKKAVKYIQDFEMLAINYGADRGVDTVICGHIHQPSMREVEVKGRKINYLNSGDWLENLTALEYYGGDWHLYRYDDLDFDYIEQNQPVEDVLEPEYQEMEKRMQTNIPQRVIRRLMSQTDES, encoded by the coding sequence ATGAAAAGAAAGCTTGAAATTGCGGTTATATCCGATGTGCACCTGGGTACCTATGGCAGCCATGCTCCGGAACTGATCCGCTACCTGAAGAGCATCGATCCGGGTATCCTCATCCTCAATGGTGACATCATTGATATCTGGCAGTTCAATAAAAAGTACTTCCCCAAGTCGCACATGCTGGTGATCAATACACTACTGAAGAAGGCCCTGAATGGTACCAAGATCTACTACCTCACCGGGAACCACGATGATGTACTGCGCCGTTTTGCCGATTTTACCACAGGCTCCATCAGTCTGCGCAATCAGCTGGAACTACACCTCAATGGTAAGAAACACCTGTTTTTCCACGGCGACGTTTTTGATGCTTCGGTTATGTACTCACCCTGGCTGGCCAAACTGGGCGGAAAGGGCTATGACTTCCTGATCCGTATTAACCGGGTCATCAACCGGATCCGTCAGCGGTTTGGTCTGGCGAATCTCTCGTTCGCTCATCAGGTGAAAGCGCGGGTCAAAAAGGCTGTCAAATACATCCAGGACTTTGAGATGCTGGCCATCAACTACGGTGCGGACCGCGGCGTTGACACTGTCATCTGCGGACACATCCATCAGCCGTCCATGCGGGAAGTCGAAGTAAAGGGCCGTAAGATCAATTACCTGAATTCCGGCGACTGGCTGGAAAACCTCACTGCCCTGGAATATTATGGCGGCGACTGGCATCTGTATCGATACGACGACCTTGACTTTGACTACATCGAACAAAACCAACCGGTCGAAGATGTGTTAGAGCCGGAATATCAGGAGATGGAAAAACGCATGCAGACGAATATTCCCCAAAGGGTGATCCGGAGACTGATGAGCCAGACGGATGAGTCGTGA
- a CDS encoding superoxide dismutase, which translates to MSFKLPDLPYAFDALEPNIDARTMEIHHDKHHAGYTNNLNNAIAGGPLEGKSIEEILAHVSGHSAAVRNNGGGFYNHSLFWTVMSPNGGGEPTGALADAIQKHIGTFAEFKDAFSRAAATQFGSGWAWLLVDKAGHLAVTNTPNQDNPLMDVTNVQGTPILGLDVWEHAYYLNYQNRRPDYISAFFNVINWGEVARRYDAAKK; encoded by the coding sequence ATGTCATTCAAATTACCAGATCTACCCTACGCATTTGATGCTCTGGAGCCCAATATTGATGCACGCACCATGGAGATCCACCATGACAAGCACCATGCCGGCTACACCAATAATCTGAATAATGCCATTGCAGGTGGTCCGCTGGAAGGCAAATCCATCGAGGAGATCCTGGCTCATGTTTCCGGTCATTCAGCAGCAGTCCGCAACAACGGCGGTGGTTTTTACAACCACAGTTTGTTCTGGACGGTGATGTCACCCAACGGAGGCGGTGAACCAACCGGAGCATTGGCGGATGCCATCCAAAAACACATCGGTACCTTTGCCGAATTCAAAGATGCTTTTTCACGCGCTGCCGCCACCCAGTTTGGCTCGGGATGGGCCTGGTTGCTGGTTGATAAGGCCGGACACCTTGCCGTTACCAACACCCCGAATCAGGACAATCCCCTGATGGATGTCACCAATGTACAGGGTACACCGATCCTGGGCTTGGACGTATGGGAACATGCCTATTATCTCAATTATCAAAACCGTCGTCCGGACTACATCTCGGCATTCTTTAACGTGATCAACTGGGGTGAAGTCGCCCGGCGATACGACGCAGCGAAGAAATAA
- a CDS encoding S9 family peptidase: MRLRRITTYPTLISFVLTIIGAMTTLSAQTEKKAMDWTVWGTWNQIEQVSVGTNGEWMIYKLVPGQGNATLIAYNTKDQSEFRYPRVKKVALSYDGKTAAFIQTQDWDAHRDMERKKVKDDAFPPDTLVILSLNSQFKKRIPNVKNFEAPDKWGGFIAYQRYDSKDRKRKDLTLYLYDTKDESTDSIANVTQYTLAEETPFLAAVVDGPDSLNTDGIVHYDTELHQRRTILQAKGKYSQLVLHRLGRQGAVILDADTTKAAIRPYELIYWSGTLANPTIVHSQTEVPEPTTLPLISADYKPRFSDDGTKLFFGTRTEPILQDTAILDDEVVSVEVWSYNEGKLYTQQEVDLEDEKKRSYLAMVDLLSGKVMQVADLKAPEARLNSTANARYAVVMDPSPYAELVSWEGDEYKDIYVRDLSSGLLQPVAKKIAGFPQLSPGGQFITWYNDPDSAWFSYHITAQNLVEITTNDSVRYYQEIHDEPSHPGSYGIAGWAKDDEALFLYDRFDLWQIDPRGRAKPVRLTNGREQKMRYRYLRLDPEEKFLPTLGPWWFETFDETTKHGGYARLDTWQPLSPMRSIIQDSFAFDGLRVAEKAPVYFFTKENFKTFPDLWMTTDWTHYQRISNANPQQSMYRWGDISLYHWYSDDGELLEGMLVKPEGFDPTKQYPMIVNFYEKSSDGLMQYRTIDPNRSQIVYPYYASKGYVIFNPNIPYKIGYPGESAFNAVMSGITSLLNTGFIDPNRVGVQGHSWGGYQIAQMITRTKLFRCAESGAPVVNMFSAYGGIRWGSGMSREFQYEHTQSRIGGTIWDYPLRFLENSPLFFLDKIETPVLILHNDNDSAVPWYQGIEFFTGLRRLNKPAWLLNYNGEPHWPLKWQNRVDFQHRMSQFFDHYLQDGPVPLWMQQGVPAIEKGINQRFETSAGDDKH, encoded by the coding sequence ATGCGTTTAAGAAGGATTACAACCTACCCCACCCTGATTTCTTTTGTTCTCACTATCATCGGCGCCATGACTACCCTGTCCGCGCAGACAGAAAAAAAAGCCATGGACTGGACCGTATGGGGTACCTGGAACCAAATCGAACAGGTCTCGGTCGGCACCAACGGCGAATGGATGATCTACAAACTGGTGCCTGGACAGGGCAACGCCACCCTGATCGCTTACAATACCAAGGACCAATCCGAATTCCGCTATCCCAGAGTTAAGAAAGTTGCCCTGAGTTACGATGGCAAAACTGCCGCATTTATCCAGACCCAGGACTGGGATGCTCACCGGGATATGGAACGGAAAAAGGTGAAAGATGATGCATTTCCTCCCGACACACTGGTTATCCTGTCGCTGAATTCTCAATTCAAGAAGCGGATCCCAAACGTGAAAAACTTTGAAGCGCCGGATAAATGGGGTGGTTTTATAGCCTACCAACGTTACGACTCCAAGGACCGCAAACGCAAAGACCTGACCCTTTACTTATACGACACAAAGGATGAGTCAACCGACAGCATCGCCAATGTGACCCAGTATACTCTGGCGGAAGAGACCCCGTTCCTGGCAGCCGTCGTCGATGGTCCGGACAGCCTCAATACGGACGGCATCGTGCATTACGATACCGAACTGCACCAGCGTCGCACCATCTTACAGGCTAAAGGAAAATATTCCCAGCTTGTCCTGCACCGGCTGGGCAGGCAGGGCGCGGTCATCCTGGACGCAGATACAACCAAAGCAGCCATACGCCCCTATGAATTGATCTATTGGTCAGGTACACTGGCTAACCCAACCATCGTACATTCCCAAACAGAGGTTCCCGAGCCCACCACACTGCCCCTGATCTCCGCAGATTATAAACCCCGGTTTTCTGATGATGGAACCAAACTCTTCTTTGGCACACGTACAGAACCCATCCTCCAGGACACCGCAATTCTGGATGATGAGGTGGTCAGTGTAGAGGTATGGAGTTATAATGAAGGGAAATTGTACACCCAGCAAGAGGTGGATCTTGAAGACGAGAAAAAGCGCTCCTACCTGGCCATGGTCGATTTGCTATCCGGGAAGGTCATGCAGGTCGCCGATCTGAAAGCGCCGGAAGCACGACTGAATTCTACAGCCAATGCCCGCTACGCCGTCGTGATGGATCCTTCACCCTATGCCGAGCTCGTATCATGGGAAGGCGATGAATACAAGGACATCTATGTCCGTGACCTGTCATCCGGCCTGCTGCAACCGGTTGCTAAAAAGATCGCCGGCTTCCCACAACTCTCTCCGGGAGGTCAATTCATCACCTGGTATAATGATCCTGATTCGGCCTGGTTCTCGTACCACATCACCGCACAAAATCTGGTGGAGATCACCACGAATGATTCCGTACGCTATTACCAGGAAATACACGATGAGCCCAGTCACCCCGGATCATACGGCATCGCCGGATGGGCTAAGGATGATGAAGCACTTTTCCTTTACGATCGTTTTGACCTGTGGCAGATCGACCCACGAGGCAGAGCCAAACCAGTACGGTTGACCAATGGGCGCGAGCAAAAAATGCGCTACCGTTACCTGCGCCTGGATCCGGAGGAGAAATTCCTTCCCACCCTCGGTCCCTGGTGGTTTGAGACGTTCGATGAAACAACCAAGCATGGCGGATATGCACGTCTGGACACCTGGCAACCGCTGTCACCCATGCGATCCATCATCCAGGATTCGTTTGCCTTTGATGGCCTGCGCGTAGCTGAAAAGGCACCGGTCTATTTCTTCACCAAGGAGAATTTCAAAACCTTTCCGGATCTCTGGATGACCACGGACTGGACACATTATCAGCGCATCAGCAATGCCAATCCACAACAATCCATGTACCGGTGGGGCGATATATCCCTGTACCACTGGTATTCCGATGACGGGGAATTACTGGAAGGGATGCTGGTGAAACCGGAAGGATTTGACCCCACCAAACAATATCCGATGATCGTAAACTTTTACGAAAAAAGTTCGGATGGACTGATGCAATACCGGACGATCGACCCCAACCGGTCCCAGATCGTCTATCCGTATTACGCCAGCAAAGGGTATGTCATCTTCAATCCAAATATCCCTTACAAGATCGGTTATCCCGGTGAGTCTGCCTTCAATGCGGTTATGTCGGGTATTACCTCGCTACTCAATACCGGATTCATCGATCCGAACCGCGTAGGTGTACAGGGACACAGCTGGGGAGGCTACCAGATCGCCCAGATGATCACCCGGACCAAACTATTCCGCTGTGCGGAGTCAGGCGCTCCCGTGGTCAATATGTTCAGCGCGTATGGAGGCATCCGCTGGGGCAGCGGCATGAGCCGGGAATTCCAGTACGAGCACACTCAAAGCCGCATCGGTGGTACCATCTGGGACTATCCATTGCGTTTTCTTGAAAATTCACCATTGTTCTTCCTCGACAAGATCGAGACTCCCGTCCTCATATTGCATAACGATAACGACAGTGCCGTGCCGTGGTACCAGGGCATCGAATTTTTTACCGGGTTACGGCGTTTAAATAAACCGGCGTGGTTGTTGAACTACAACGGAGAGCCACACTGGCCTCTCAAATGGCAAAACCGGGTAGATTTTCAACACCGCATGTCACAGTTCTTTGATCATTACCTGCAGGATGGGCCGGTACCGCTGTGGATGCAGCAAGGGGTGCCTGCCATTGAAAAAGGGATCAACCAGCGGTTTGAGACCTCTGCCGGTGATGATAAGCATTAA